AGCATATCCCGCTCTTAAATTTCTTAGAGCATCACTCCGAGCTTCTCTGGGTGTTTTTTCCTTGCCAGGCGGAGCTGGAGTGGTTATGTGCTCTAAGTTTCCCCTTAGGTATCGTTGCACTCTAAGCAGCTTAGAGTTTCTGCTCTAAGCTTTAGAGCACTTTTTTGCTCTAAATTTATTTGGAGGTGTAAGCATGGGACTAGAGATCGTTATAAAAGACATCCAGGAGGGTGCAAGAGCTGAGGTTTCCCGTATAAAAACCGAAGGCGATGCGAAGGCCTCCGAGATCACAAATGAGGCTAAAGAAGTACAGAAGAAGATGCTCGGGGACAGCCTTGCCAAGGTGGAAGAGGACCTCCAAAAGCTGCACCAGCAGGTTATATCAAGTGCAAACCTGGAAGTAAAAAGAATTACGCTTAACAAGCGCAAGGAACTTCTAGATAAGGTTTATAGCCAGACAGTTGAAAGCATCAAGTCAATGCCGGCGTCCAAACAAGAAGAGCTATTGAAGCATATTATCAATAAGAATGAGGCCAGCGGTGC
The genomic region above belongs to Methanosarcina horonobensis HB-1 = JCM 15518 and contains:
- a CDS encoding V-type ATP synthase subunit E; translation: MGLEIVIKDIQEGARAEVSRIKTEGDAKASEITNEAKEVQKKMLGDSLAKVEEDLQKLHQQVISSANLEVKRITLNKRKELLDKVYSQTVESIKSMPASKQEELLKHIINKNEASGARIYSNKESEGTVRKLSSLTYAGNIDCIGGVVLENEDGTVRLDFTYDSILKNVYERSLKQISDILYG